The Lacrimispora xylanolytica genome has a segment encoding these proteins:
- a CDS encoding response regulator transcription factor: MGNILAVDDEEAILVMIQKILTRDGHMVTTISEPADVKQLNLCGFDLILLDVMMPGVDGYTLCKEIRSYVDCPILFLTAKAEESSLVSGLEAGADDYILKPFGKLELRARVSAHLRRDRREHTSRLTFSNSYFNLSGKQLIVGEVTVPLTKGEYQICEFLARSPGQVFSREQIYEKVFGYDGESNDSTISTHIKNIRLKLESLNYAPVKTVWGIGYKWEE, translated from the coding sequence ATGGGAAATATCCTGGCAGTTGATGACGAGGAAGCAATTCTTGTTATGATACAAAAAATCTTAACGAGAGACGGACATATGGTAACAACTATTTCAGAACCAGCTGACGTTAAGCAGCTCAATCTTTGCGGGTTTGATTTGATTTTATTGGACGTGATGATGCCGGGGGTGGATGGTTATACCCTCTGCAAGGAAATACGTTCCTATGTGGACTGTCCCATCTTATTTCTAACTGCAAAAGCAGAAGAAAGTAGTTTAGTAAGTGGTCTGGAAGCAGGTGCAGATGATTATATCTTAAAGCCTTTTGGGAAATTAGAGCTGCGTGCAAGGGTATCGGCTCATTTAAGGCGGGACCGAAGAGAACATACTTCAAGACTTACATTTTCCAATTCTTACTTTAATCTATCAGGGAAACAGCTTATCGTTGGCGAGGTAACGGTTCCTTTAACAAAGGGGGAATATCAGATATGTGAATTTCTGGCTCGCAGCCCAGGCCAGGTATTTTCCAGAGAGCAGATTTATGAAAAGGTATTTGGATATGATGGGGAAAGCAATGACAGTACGATTTCAACTCATATTAAAAATATTCGGTTAAAATTAGAGAGCCTGAATTATGCACCGGTGAAAACGGTATGGGGGATTGGATATAAATGGGAAGAGTAA
- a CDS encoding lantibiotic immunity ABC transporter MutG family permease subunit, producing MIAFYRCLKSEFLKVRHMYFWLWHIVIPILISGVFLAYSASVPRNAYGMVEAYVQVLGIGFPFLIALFSVMVSEQEMSAGHYQILLCSPKRLPAFLSKLMFLFLAGVLAVFFACLLFGAGYTFLLQRSPVSILFYGKASLILLASSFHLYIWHLFLSLRFNKGLSIGVGITESLISALFLTGMGEGRWQYTPCSWASRFVTYALAKEKGSIFDGPDVSLAISLCIFTTIAAFLLYCVWSCRWEGGNTSD from the coding sequence ATGATTGCATTTTATAGATGTCTAAAGTCTGAGTTCCTAAAGGTCAGGCACATGTATTTTTGGCTTTGGCATATTGTAATTCCGATATTGATTTCGGGAGTATTTCTTGCATATAGTGCATCTGTCCCAAGAAATGCTTATGGCATGGTGGAAGCTTACGTTCAGGTTTTGGGAATTGGTTTTCCTTTTCTCATTGCATTATTTAGTGTCATGGTTTCTGAGCAGGAGATGTCGGCGGGACATTATCAGATTCTCCTTTGTTCTCCAAAAAGATTGCCAGCATTTTTAAGTAAATTAATGTTTCTGTTTTTAGCAGGAGTATTGGCTGTCTTCTTTGCATGTTTGCTTTTTGGTGCAGGTTACACCTTTCTTTTGCAGCGATCTCCAGTCAGTATTTTGTTCTACGGAAAGGCATCATTGATACTACTGGCAAGTAGCTTCCATTTATATATTTGGCATTTGTTTTTGTCCTTACGCTTTAACAAAGGCTTATCCATTGGAGTAGGGATTACAGAAAGCCTGATTTCTGCTCTGTTTCTTACTGGGATGGGAGAAGGGAGATGGCAATATACTCCTTGCTCATGGGCTTCTAGATTCGTCACCTATGCACTGGCAAAAGAGAAAGGCTCAATATTCGATGGGCCTGATGTTTCACTTGCAATCAGCCTTTGCATTTTTACTACAATTGCAGCTTTCCTTTTATACTGTGTCTGGTCATGCAGATGGGAGGGAGGAAATACCAGTGATTAA
- a CDS encoding lantibiotic immunity ABC transporter MutE/EpiE family permease subunit produces MVNMIKAEHLKLKHTFGLFLPIIAPFMVMFLALFFTGGFDRAFQAGAWNWWYTLFLPGMLSIVSYLCIKKDKKMKYHHILLLPFALEKSWLGKVGYCILVLLFSNFMMFIGTYVGGAISGTNISLWPGSVAALLLTLSYMWEIPLFLFLSARFGMFASIFTSMVLSIFGTVTLPSSSYWWVYPPCIPIRLMCPVLGIFPNGIPMPVDNQLYNTNVIIPGICLSLIWFLGITLCTTFWFKKKREA; encoded by the coding sequence ATGGTTAATATGATAAAGGCGGAGCATCTTAAGCTGAAACACACATTTGGATTATTTCTTCCAATCATCGCCCCATTCATGGTTATGTTTCTTGCACTATTCTTTACAGGTGGCTTTGATCGGGCGTTTCAGGCAGGGGCATGGAATTGGTGGTATACATTATTTCTTCCTGGAATGCTATCCATTGTAAGTTATCTTTGCATTAAAAAAGATAAAAAAATGAAATATCATCATATCTTGTTGCTGCCTTTCGCTCTGGAGAAAAGCTGGCTGGGGAAAGTTGGATATTGTATACTTGTCCTTCTGTTCTCAAATTTTATGATGTTCATTGGAACCTATGTAGGAGGAGCTATATCTGGTACCAATATTTCACTTTGGCCTGGGAGTGTCGCTGCGTTATTGTTAACCCTTTCCTACATGTGGGAAATTCCCTTGTTCCTGTTTTTAAGTGCGAGGTTTGGAATGTTTGCCAGCATATTTACCAGCATGGTGCTGTCTATTTTTGGCACCGTCACACTGCCAAGCAGCAGCTATTGGTGGGTATATCCACCTTGTATTCCCATTCGCCTCATGTGTCCAGTATTAGGAATTTTTCCAAATGGAATTCCGATGCCAGTTGATAACCAACTTTATAATACAAATGTAATAATTCCCGGAATATGTCTGTCTTTGATATGGTTTCTTGGAATAACACTCTGTACAACGTTTTGGTTTAAGAAAAAGAGGGAAGCATAA
- a CDS encoding lantibiotic protection ABC transporter ATP-binding protein: protein MDTILKTKNLCKKFNDQIAVNQVSLSIQKNSIYGLLGPNGAGKSTTLKMITGIMRPTSGTIEFNGREWTREHLNDIGALIEMPPLYENLTAYENLKVKTTLLGCSDKRIEEVLQIVGLTHTGKKRAGQFSLGMKQRLGIANALISQPKLLILDEPTNGLDPIGIEEMRTLIQSFPAKGITVILSSHNLSEVQQIVDHIGIIVGGVLGYTGKIDPKEDLEKLFMEVVRENRKEEGTNG, encoded by the coding sequence ATGGATACGATTTTGAAAACTAAAAATCTTTGTAAAAAATTTAATGATCAAATAGCAGTCAACCAAGTATCCCTGAGCATACAAAAAAACTCTATTTATGGTCTGCTGGGACCCAATGGTGCTGGGAAATCTACAACTTTAAAAATGATAACCGGCATTATGAGGCCGACCTCAGGCACCATTGAATTTAATGGAAGGGAATGGACCAGAGAACATTTAAACGACATAGGTGCTTTGATTGAAATGCCGCCGCTTTATGAAAATCTCACTGCATATGAAAATTTAAAGGTCAAAACTACCTTGCTTGGCTGCAGTGATAAAAGAATAGAGGAGGTGCTTCAGATTGTTGGCCTGACCCATACAGGAAAGAAAAGAGCAGGTCAGTTTTCCCTTGGCATGAAGCAGCGGCTTGGAATTGCAAATGCCTTAATCAGCCAGCCAAAGCTCCTTATTCTTGACGAACCTACCAATGGTCTGGATCCTATCGGAATAGAAGAAATGCGAACGTTAATCCAATCGTTTCCTGCAAAGGGAATTACGGTGATTCTATCAAGCCATAATCTATCAGAGGTACAGCAAATTGTTGATCATATTGGGATTATTGTAGGTGGTGTCTTGGGGTATACCGGTAAAATAGATCCGAAAGAAGACTTAGAGAAGCTTTTTATGGAGGTAGTAAGAGAGAATCGAAAGGAGGAGGGAACAAATGGTTAA